The nucleotide sequence ATGGCATCGAATTTTTCGGTGGAACTGTAAATGTTTCAAACATCGTTTCTATTTATAATGAAGATGATGCTTTTGACTGGACAGAAGGTTGGAACGGTACTGCAACCAACATTTATACAAAAAGAAGAGCAAATGGTGTGGGTAATAGAGGAATTGAAGCAGACAACAACTCAAACAACAGAGATGCTAATCCAAGATCCAATCCTACTATCAAAAATGCTACATTCATCGGAGCTACTTCTGGAGAAGCAGATGGGATGAAATTAAGAGAGGGTACTCACGCTACAATTGACAATGTGGTTTTATCTAACTGGACAACTGGTATAAACGTAGAGCACGATCAATCTGTAACATTCTTCAACGGAGCTAACAAAATCACTAATGTAAAATTTGAAAATGTTACAACAAAAGCTTCTGTAAAAGCAACTGCAGGTAGCCCTGCTGCAACACTTTTGGATAACACTTATACAGAAAATGCTAACGCAACTGGTGCTGGAGCTGGTACATCTACACCATCTTGGGCTAACGGCTGGGCAGGTTTGTAAGAGCCTAATTTAGAAAATTTCTTTTTCTTCATATCAAATCAAAAATTTTTGAACCTGCAGGTCCTCTGCAGGTTTTTTGTTTATATTCTTACACCTGTAAGTTATATTCTCACTACTGCAATTTATATTCTTACGACTGTAAACAATATAGGGGCATCCGAAATCAATATTCTTCCCCCTGTAAGTTATATTCTCGTTACTGCAATTTATATTCTTACGACTGTACACAATATTGGAACAACTGTAAACTATATTCTTGCACCTGTAATTTATATTCTTCCATCCGTAAACAATATTTTCTATTCCAAAACAAAAAAATCTGCCCCAATCCCTAAAATCTGCGAGACATTATCAAGCATTTTAAAATAACATTCCCGAAATTTGCCATCAATCATCAATCATCAATCATCAATCATCAATCATCAATCAATGAATATCATCCTCGCATCCACATCCACTCTTTTCGGAGGTCAATATTTAGAATATCTCAAGCCAGAACTTCAGATTCTTTTTAAAGGGATTAATGAATTAATATTCATTCCCTTCGCAAGACCAGGCGGAATCTCTCACGACGATTATACAGCCAAAGCCAAAGAATTTTTTACAACAATCAATATCAATGTCAAAGGTCTTCACGAGTTCGATAATAAAAAAGAAGCTATTAGTTCAGGCAAAGCTTTTTTCACAGGCGGTGGCAACACATTTCTTTTAGTGAAAACACTTCACGAGTTAGGATTAATGAATGTTTTGAAGCAAAATGTAGAATCAGGAAAACCATACCTTGGTTGTAGTGCGGGAAGCAACATCGGCGGAATTAATATGAAAACGACCAACGATATGCCTATTGTTTATCCACCAAGCTTCGATTGTATGGGATTAGTGCCGTTCAATATCAATCCACATTACCTCGACCCAAATCCTGAAATCAAACACAACGGAGAAACAAGAGAAACCAGAATCAAAGAATTCCTGACTCAAAATGATATCAAAGTGGTTGGACTGAGAGAAGGTAACTGGATTAGAAGAATCAATGACAAAATCACTGTCGAAGGTTCAGAACTCACAAGAATCTTTGAAAAAGGAAAAGAGCCTTACGAAGTGGAGCCCGAAACCCAATTGTGATTCTTAGC is from Epilithonimonas vandammei and encodes:
- the pepE gene encoding dipeptidase PepE; this translates as MNIILASTSTLFGGQYLEYLKPELQILFKGINELIFIPFARPGGISHDDYTAKAKEFFTTININVKGLHEFDNKKEAISSGKAFFTGGGNTFLLVKTLHELGLMNVLKQNVESGKPYLGCSAGSNIGGINMKTTNDMPIVYPPSFDCMGLVPFNINPHYLDPNPEIKHNGETRETRIKEFLTQNDIKVVGLREGNWIRRINDKITVEGSELTRIFEKGKEPYEVEPETQL